AGAGTTGAATAAAAGATAAATAGGAGTATGCATTCTTATGTatcttttttcctcctccttaCATTTCTAATTCGTTGCTATGGAATTTTCTCATGTACAAATGAATATCAATATGATAATTAACAGTCCAAGGACGCCATACTAACATACCTAGAGAGAGCTCACATTCAAAGAATCAATTCCCAGATCCGGTAAAGCCAAGATGTGGGCATGGTAAACacctatcaaaaatgaaatggcagcACCGTGACGTGCTGTTTAATGAGGGCTTAAAAAAGTATCAGATTTCGTAGCTGTGAAGTGTCCCAAAATCATCTCAcaagaaagatcaaagaaaagggcaaattagaaaaagaaaaaaaaaaaagatcttattTCTCCTCTGATGTATGAGAAAAAGCACAGAAAGCGGAAGGAGTGGTTACCTTGGCACAGCCCTTCAGAGAACCGAGGTAACTATGGTAACGGTTTGGGATTGGCCTTTAGGTTTGGAAGGTTCAAATTCTAGAACTGTTGGTTGGATTTGTGCTAAGTCCCATGGGGGAGAGCTGTGAACTTCAAGTGCTGAATGCTTCATTCTCTGGGGATTTAGCAACCTTTTCGTAAAAACTCTTGGTTCTTAATTGCTGGTGAGAAGAGCTACCTGTATGCAGTAGTCAGAAACCCTGTTATCTGCAAACTTGTCTTTCTTCAAGTTAtggcattaaagaaaaaaacattttgggCGTACTTAAGAAATTGAGCAGGAACACCGAACTTTGCTTATATACGTATTTTAAGAGCAAGAAAGTGGAGATTGTTTTCTCAAAACAAGCAATCAGAGCAGGAACACCGAACTTtgcttatatatgtattttaagagCAAGAAAGTGGAGATTGTTTTCTCAAAACAAGCAATCATTAGAATGTCACATAGGGCCTATTCATGATTTAAAACTCCCTTGACCCTCTAATGAAAGCACTGTTTATTTGAGCATTGGCAAAAACggaatacatatatattcatataattattcacaaatatatatttacaaatatgtttatatatatatttcacataaTTATGAAAATTCCTCACCTTTCTTGCAATTTCTTGAGTTTCTCAGGGTCTGCTTTATTTATTGCCTTTATCTTAATAGCTTCCTTTTCATCTGGGAAACTGGAGGCTGCTATTGTGTTCCCAGTAACATTTTGATTTGGGAAATCAGACACTGCAAAGAAAGTAAAAGGTATATTTTCTTGCAGGGGCCCAGGCATGTGAAACTGGCCTTGTAAGTTCATTCCTGATAGAGAGGAGGTGGAAGAATCCACTGAGGACATACCACCTTGAGGATTTAGTAAGAGATCTTCTGAATATAATGGAGTCCCCTGAGGTTGGCTTCTTAAGGTATTATCTTCTACTACCCCGACATCAAATTCATATGCACTGTTTACTGGAAAGTCACTGTGGTTTTCAGCACGGGCAAATGGATTCCTGCTTCTAATGGGGGACAGTGGTCGACGAATATTAAATCTTGAGTTCCCCTCTGAGCCTGAACTGTGAACTGAAGAAGATGACGTTGACAAGTCTACAGAAATACCATCTCTCAGAGCAGAATGCATTAATGATCCTGGAGCATTATAAGATGAATCCATTGATGATCTCGGAGCTGTTGGTCTGCTAGAAAGGAAGCAGTCAAAAGAATTTCTAGAACTGTTTAAATAGTCTTGCCAGTCCCTTTCATAATCACGGGTACCAGGCCTATCCGCCATAGAAGTACAATCATTAGGTACATTTTCAACATTGAGACCATCGTCTTGTCTGGGTTCAGACTTGGTGTCCCATAAATGAAAGGCATTTTTCTCAAATTCACTGTCACCACTGTTAGTCTCTTTAGCAGACTCCCCTTCAAGAAACCCAGGGTCTTGGAACATCCTTTGCCCATCAGAAGGTTGCTCTGTCACTGGCTGCACTGCATTGTTTAGTCTTAATGAGCCATAACTAAGCTCACTTCTTCTTAAAGAATTAGCTCTGTACCttccagggtttccttcaaaagttttatttttggaCTGAGCAGCCAATGTCCCAAGAAATCTACTTCTCTTACGATTGGAAGGAGAACGAGGTGGGTGCATACCAACCAAAAGAAGTTCTTCCTCTAAGTGGGTTTCCTCTTCAGTGTCATCATTTTCTCCCCCAGTGTTTAAtgataaaatggaataaaaatctTCATCTCTGAACCTAAATGGGGCCCTTCTTGACTCTCTGGTGGTGGTGGATGTGACTGGTGGCCCCAAGAACTCGCTCAATACTTGAGGACTAtttgttccttggaagccctgggaTAGAGCTGAATGTGGCTCACTCTGGGAAAGAGCACTCCTGTCTCCTTTGTTGGTTCTCTCAGAGGTGTTCTCAGCTGTTGTCATCAGCTGTGAGGATGGGACTAAGTTTCTTCTGTCTCGAGTTGACCTCTTCAGCTTAGTGTCACTTGCCCACACTGGGCCTTCTTGCTGAACTACTGGATCTGCATTGAGGAAAGACAAATTTATCATTCTATTATAGATGCCTGTGGGTGAAAGTGTGAGAGTCCCTTAAGATAACAAACAAGCCCTGGAAAAGAAACTATGCATTGTCAAAATGGCTGGAGGTACAAGAGGAGGCTCAGTACAGTTTGCTTCATTTTTACCGCTTCTAAATTCTCCTTTGTATACTTGTGGAGCTTAGGCTGGTTCTAGGGAAGCTTGGGTGACCTTGAGGATACAGATTCTTCCTATGCAAGCCTCAGTAAGACTGGTCAAGCCCAAGGGCTGGTGCTGGGTAAACCTCTCACTAAATACTGGTTTTCATTCCAGGAGAGAAAAATTGAGTACTCCAGGAATGACTTCTACAAAAACCACCACGGGCTTTCTCATCCAAATTCATTCAACATACATTTATGACACCGCTGCTGCCTACACAGCTTTATAAAAGCTTAAGAAAAGTACAATCTATCTTGGGAGGTTGGGAAgaaggttattattatttttttaaattgtgctttaggtgaaagtttacagagcaaattagtttctcattcaataatgtatacacaaattgtttcgtgacattggttgcaattcccgcattgtgtcagcactccccccctttccctttacaccctgggttccccagttctgttagtccagttttcctgtcctgtcTCACGttctcgtctttgtttttggtcaagtgttacccatttggtcttgtatacttgattgatctaagaagcacgttcATTAGGTgcgttgtttgttttataggtctgtctaatctttggctgaaaggtgaacttcgggagtggcttcagttctgagttagcagagtgtctggtggccatagactcaggggttcctcttgtctctgtcagaccagtaagtctggtctttttttgtgaatttgatcttttggtctacatttttctcccactctgttgggggtcctctgttgtaatcccagccagagcagtcagtagtggtagccaggtaccattagTCCAGGAAGAAGGTTATTGAACCCGACGCCCACAGACATGAATGATTTTGTTTATAGTTACCATTTactgaaaataaaaactataaatttcTCATGAAATCATATCTCTTTTTTGTCACTAACCCATTGCTCTcaggctgattccaactcacagtgaccctataggacagaaaagaactgccccatagggtttccaaggagcagctggtggattcaaactcccaatgttttggttggcagccatagctcttcacccctgtgccaccagggctccttccttgtcACTAGCTCCTAGTCAATTTGTAAACTCTGGCTACAACAGACTACATCCTACCCCCGTGGAATTTAAGTATGAGTAGCTAtagagagaggaggaaaagtGCCGAAGTGGGTAGGAATTTCCATTGTTAAAACTACTTGTTCAAAACttgcccttaaaaaaaataatgcataaaCTCATTTATTGATGGCTTACACTGAGTGGGTCGGAGATCATGCTAATGGCATTACGTCCATACATTTTGGCCTCACAATGCTATGAAACAGGTACCATTACCATACCACATTATAATTGAGGGGACCAAGGCTTCAGGAGGTCACGTAAATTCCACAAGATCATATTTCTGGTAAGTGATGGAGTGAAGGTTTGTACCTAAGCCTGCCTCATACTACAGCttgtgttcttaaccactaccctgGGTTATCACTTATAAAACTGACTGAATGTCCAATTTCCTTGAGAAAACCAGAATCCACTTAATTcattgtgatgtgtgtgtgttgtcgagGGTCTTTTTTATCCTCTCGATGTGGATAAAACACTGAAAGTCCTTCCTCTTCTCTGATTCCACTTACCTTTATTCCCTCCTGACATCTGCCTTCCCCATTTACTCCTCTCTCTGCTATTCTGTGGGATCTGATGAGGCTCTGCTATCCTTTATCATTCTGCTTCTAAAGCGGTTTGCTCTGTAGAGTGGACAGGACTCCACGGGGTCTGGGAAGATCTGCGTGAGAATGGCTGAGGCTGGTGAAATGAAAATCTTTGGAGCATAAGGCTCAGCAAAGGTccgagtcaatactgactcactTTAATTGAGGCACCTCATAGCGGAGCACCCGCACAATTCTCTAATGTCCTAATACTCTGTAAGCCTCTTTTTTTGTTAACTGTATGGGACTCTCAGCGACACAGTGCGAATCTATACTCATCAGCTCTTCTAGAAATCAGTTAAGCTCTCCTATCAGGCCCCTCATGGGTTTTATAAACCACAGTAAGAGATATATCAGCAATTCAAGGAAGCTGTGAGTGCCTGGCTGTGAATGTATATGAGGGAAGCTACTGTGCCCACTCTGGACAGGGCTGATCCATTATTTTGAGGAACCAATGCTTCTATACGACCAGCTGAGTTCTCctattttttgaggaaaaaaacaaTGGAATGGAGGAATCCGAAGTGAAGGCTCTGGTTGattacttttcattttgaatttgaTGACAGGTCTCAAAGATAAGCCAACACTGCTGGAGGCTGGACCTCCTGAAGGCTGTCTCCTGAACACGCACAACCCACTGGGTGGCGGGGAGCTGTCCCCTCCCTCCAAGTCAATTTAGTCCAAACTTCTGCCCAGGAAAGGTGGAGACATCTAACAGGCAAAAGAATCAGCTAGAGCAgcttcagaaaaacagaaactggAAACTTAACAGGGACCAGATGCTCACTTTATGGAAGCCACTGAACTGTCACCCAGTGACACTGGCCTCTGGGGCAGGAGAAGGCTCAGGCTAAGTGCTGCAGCTCCTGCAGATCCCAAAACACCCCTGGTCACATATCTCCACCCCTCCTTCTCACTATGACTGTCTTCCTCCTTAAACATTCCATCAGAGCCTTcatggcatgtgtgtgtgtgtgtgtgtgtgtttcccgtAAAGGTGGCAGACTGCCATTCTATATTTATGCTATTCTAACCCTATTTCTTGCATCTATCAAATAGGGAGCAGATTTCACTAGCTGTAGGGCTGGGAATAAACACCCAATTCGGTATGCCAGGGATATGTTATTCATACTCCAGGCCCTACAGATGCTGCTGAATGCCTCTCCGAGGCCCTGCCGGGGCTCCTGCTGTGACTGGAGAGTCTGCCACTGCCAGGGGAACTAAGGGCAGAGATGAAGTGGAGCAAGCCGCCATCTGCTCCAAGACTATGCCTTTGGTCTGAACACCTTCATGTGCTTGACCAATAATTCCCTACattcctaattttcttttctttgatcaCAAAAGTAGTCTATGCTCATTGTAGAAATTTTAGAAGATAGAGAtgagaataaagaagaatataaaaatcACCCCTAATTCAAAACTCAGGTGACCATTGTTACTGTTTTGGAATTCAGGGGTGGGTTGCAAACTCAAGACCCCTGGGCTATGTTCATCCTGCAATTGCGATTTGGCTCAGCATTTAaacatgaattaaaaataaattaaatgccTTTAGGTGGAATATGTATGctgggtatcatggattgaattgtgccccccctcaccccccaaatatgtgtcagcttggctaggccataattcccagtattgtgtggttgtcctccattttgtgatctgatgtaattttcctatatattgtaaatcctgatctctgcctgtggtaaatgaggcaagattaagctatgttaaagaggattagggtgggatgcaacacccttactcaggtcacagccctgatccaatgtaaacgggAGTTTCCCTGGCGTTTGGTCTATAtctccttttatcttacaagataagagataaaaggagagagaatcaagcagagagatgagacttcatgccaccaaaaaagaagcaccagAAGTGGAGCGTGTtcattggacctggggtccctgctccgaGAAtatcctagatcaggggaagattaatgactacgaccttcccccagaaccccaaaacagaaagagaaagacttctggAGAatgggtgccctgaattcgggttTCTAGCCTCcccactgtgagagaataaattttgtttgttaaagtcatccactcatgttatttctgttatagcagtactagatgactaagacattgggTTTACCACAGGCCTCACAGCCTCTGTTGTATATTTCCACCTGCCATACCTGCTGGTTCCCTGAAGGCCTTTGTACTGGGCCTCTTATCTAgagatacccattgctgttgtgtcgattccgactcacagcaaccccacaggacagagtagaactgccccataggatttccaaggagtggctggtggattcaagctgctgaccttttggttagcagctgagtggttaaccacaatgccatcagggctcctatctaGAGATAAGGGTTGTAATCACCCTTATCTAGAGATACAGTTCTTTTAAAAATTGGGATATTTGTGTACATATAGCTTTCTTTccctaaacattttattgtgagcATTATCTCTTTCCATTGTTCTTAAAGAACAAGATAATAATTGTAGTATAAGGGAACAATAAAtgaatgtatcataatttatttaactcttCCCCTAttgttgggcatttaggttgttttaaggcttttttgctgttataaattgCACTGTGATAAATATCCTTGCTCAGACAATCTTGAACTACATGTCTTATTTTCTTAGAATAGATTCctggaagtggaattgctaggtcaaaaGGCATGAGCTTAATAAAGGCTCTTGACCCATGTCACCAAATTTCTTCCCAGACAGCTTGTACCAAATTACCCTACTAGTAAGACATGAAAGCATCTTTCTCATAATCGTGTTGCTGACCACCCATGTTAAGCACCTGGCATAGCATTTGATACACTGGTGCCCaggaaatgttagctattattttcaGTACCAGTATTGGCACTAAAGTattgaatattatttttaaaaccttaGCCAATTCAGTAGGACAAAA
The window above is part of the Elephas maximus indicus isolate mEleMax1 chromosome 19, mEleMax1 primary haplotype, whole genome shotgun sequence genome. Proteins encoded here:
- the MARCHF10 gene encoding LOW QUALITY PROTEIN: probable E3 ubiquitin-protein ligase MARCHF10 (The sequence of the model RefSeq protein was modified relative to this genomic sequence to represent the inferred CDS: inserted 1 base in 1 codon) — its product is MMHEAKERQKFFSDAQYLRDIQHKEDSEYQACLRRQEYRRDPTEKKTSFERSRFSSGSSSKQSSGEEDPLAKPSLSAKTSSIKCDSKLPAIDQTSVKQKHKSTMTPKKPEKAGPSKPSPAAQAPQILSRKRRPNLGRLTVSPEMQSPRVSGDRSRQQLQLPVKASALRGADPVVQQEGPVWASDTKLKRSTRDRRNLVPSSQLMTTAENTSERTNKGDRSALSQSEPHSALSQGFQGTNSPQVLSEFLGPPVTSTTTRESRRAPFRFRDEDFYSILSLNTGGENDDTEEETHLEEELLLVGMHPPRSPSNRKRSRFLGTLAAQSKNKTFEGNPGRYRANSLRRSELSYGSLRLNNAVQPVTEQPSDGQRMFQDPGFLEGESAKETNSGDSEFEKNAFHLWDTKSEPRQDDGLNVENVPNDCTSMADRPGTRDYERDWQDYLNSSRNSFDCFLSSRPTAPRSSMDSSYNAPGSLMHSALRDGISVDLSTSSSSVHSSGSEGNSRFNIRRPLSPIRSRNPFARAENHSDFPVNSAYEFDVGVVEDNTLRSQPQGTPLYSEDLLLNPQGGMSSVDSSTSSLSGMNLQGQFHMPGPLQENIPFTFFAVSDFPNQNVTGNTIAASSFPDEKEAIKIKAINKADPEKLKKLQESLLEEDSEEEGDLCRICQIAGGSLTNPLLKPCGCVGSLQFVHQDCLKKWLQVKITSGADLGAVKTCEMCKQGLLVDLEDFNMSEFYQKHQQSRAQNELMNSGLYLVLLLHLYEQRFAELMRLNYSRVARERLSRNYPQARPEENESRXWGAVLPF